The stretch of DNA CTCGCGGCCGGCTTCGGTCTGCTCGACCTGCTGAGCGAGCTGCAGGACAAGGGCCCCGTCATCCTGGTGCTCGACGACGCCCACTGGGCCGACTCCGCGTCGCTGAACGCGCTGACGTTCGCGCTGCGGCGGCTGCGCGTCGACAAGGTCCTCGCGATCGTGACGGCGCGGGACCCGCAGGCGCCCCAACTGCCGGACGGCATCCGCAGGCTGCTCGCCGACGTCCGCACCCGGCGCATCCCGTTGCACGGGCTGACCCCGGACGAACTGGGCTCCCTCAGCGCGCAGATGGGCAGCGACCGGCTCCCGCACTCCGCTTCCGTACGCCTGCGTGACCACACGCACGGCAACCCACTGCATGCCCGCGCCCTCCTGGACCAAGTGCCCGCGCACGTCCTGCGGGACGTCACCACACCACTGCCCGCGCCGCGTTCGTACGCCATGCTGGTGCTCGCCAACCTCGCGGAGTGCGGGCCCCAGGCGCTGCGGCTCGTCCAGGCGGTCAGCGTGCTCGGGCTCTCCTGCCCGCTGAGCGTGGCCGCCTCGCTCGCCCGCGTCACCGCACCGCTGCCCGCGCTCGAACGGGCCGTCAAGGCAGGCCTGTTGAAGGAGACGCAGCCGGGGGCCGCACCCGAGATCGCCTTCCCGCACCCCCTCGTCCATGCCGCCGTCTACCAGGACATCGGCCCCGCGCACCGCGCCGATCTGCACACGCGGGCCGCCGCCCTGGTCGACGACGAATACGCGAGTCTGCGCCACCGCGTGCTCGCCGCCACGGGCCCCGACGAGCATCTCGCCGCCGCCCTCGCCGCCTGCGCGAGGCGCGAGGCCGCCACCGGACAGTGGGCGGTGGCCGGCACCCACCTGCGGCACGCTTCCCGCGTGGCGACGACCGACCTGGAGCGCGACCGGCTCGCCGTCGAGGCGGTCGAGGCGCTGCTGCTGGACGGCCGTGTGCACGAGTCGGCCGAGCTCGCCGCGGGGCTTCCGGCCGGCGCGGACCCGGCGCTGCGCGGGTACGTACGCGGATATGTGGCCCGCGTCCAGGGCCGCATGGAGCAGGCGCAGACGCTGCTCGTCGACGCCTGGAACCAGTGCGACCACGAGAGCAACCCCTCGCTCGCGGCGCGGGCGGCGGAGCAGCTGAGCTACGCCGCCGTGATGCGGGGGCGTTCCTCCGACGCCGCCCAGTGGGCGGAGCGCGCCCAGCGGCTCTCCACCCTCCAGGGGCCGAGCCGGATGCTGCGCTTCAACCACCTTCTCGCGCTGGGCCTCAGCGGGTGCGCCAAGAAGGGCATCGAACTCGCCGGTGACCTTCCCGATCCGCTCCTCGTGCCGCCCGCGAACATCGATCTGCTGCTGGCACGCGGCCAGTTGAGGCTGTGGTCGGACGATCTCCTCGGCGCACGCGCCGACTTGCTGGGTGCCGTGGCCAACTGCCGCAGGGGGACGGTGCCGTTGCGGCTGCTCTCGGCCTCCGCGCTCGCCCAGACCCTGCACCGGCTCGGCGACTGGGACGAGGCACTGATCCACGCCGAGGCGTCCGCCTCGATCGCCGACGACACCGAGCAGTCGTGGCTGAAGCCCGTCACGCACGCCATCGCCAGCTGGATCCTCTCGGCACGCGGCAGCTGGGACCGCGCGTCGGTGCACCTGCGGCTCGCCCTGGACGCGCCCGGCTGCGACGAGAGCGCGCTGGCCTACGCTTACGCGGCGTCGGCGCACGGGGCCTTCGCCGAGGCCCGCGCGGAGCCCGAGCGGGTGGTGGATGCGCTGCGGCCGCTCCTGGACTTCGCCTCGCACGACGGGGTGAACGAACCGGGCGTGGTGTCCTGGCGTGAGCTCCTGGTCGACGCGTTGATCCAGCTCGGCGATCTCGACGAGGCTCAGGCGGTCCTTCTGCCCTACGAGGAGCGGGCGCAGGCACGCGGGCAGCACGCGGCGCTGTCCGCCGCGGCCCGGGTGCGGGGCAATCTGCACGCCGCGCGCCGGGAGACGGACCGGGCCCAGGCGTCGTTCCTGCGCGCGCACGACCAGGCGGCGCAGATCCCGTCCCCGTTCGGCCGCGCCCGCGTCCAGCTGGACCACGGGGCGTTCCTGCGCAGGATCGGCCGCCGCTCGGTAGCCGTGGCGCAGCTGCAGGCGGCGTACACGACAATGCGCGAACTGGACGCCGGGCCCTATCTCGCGCGGTGCGAACGGGAGTTGGACGCCTGCGGGCGTGCGGC from Streptomyces sp. BA2 encodes:
- a CDS encoding helix-turn-helix transcriptional regulator, which codes for MTSGDILNGHVHAPAPHEAFSGRTRELAALQEEFRHAREGAPRLVLIDGPGGIGKSALVRRFLDTAGDACVLQASGEENESVLPCGVLAQFVGQSPIPLPDCLGVLVRTPRSAPGTLPPLAAGFGLLDLLSELQDKGPVILVLDDAHWADSASLNALTFALRRLRVDKVLAIVTARDPQAPQLPDGIRRLLADVRTRRIPLHGLTPDELGSLSAQMGSDRLPHSASVRLRDHTHGNPLHARALLDQVPAHVLRDVTTPLPAPRSYAMLVLANLAECGPQALRLVQAVSVLGLSCPLSVAASLARVTAPLPALERAVKAGLLKETQPGAAPEIAFPHPLVHAAVYQDIGPAHRADLHTRAAALVDDEYASLRHRVLAATGPDEHLAAALAACARREAATGQWAVAGTHLRHASRVATTDLERDRLAVEAVEALLLDGRVHESAELAAGLPAGADPALRGYVRGYVARVQGRMEQAQTLLVDAWNQCDHESNPSLAARAAEQLSYAAVMRGRSSDAAQWAERAQRLSTLQGPSRMLRFNHLLALGLSGCAKKGIELAGDLPDPLLVPPANIDLLLARGQLRLWSDDLLGARADLLGAVANCRRGTVPLRLLSASALAQTLHRLGDWDEALIHAEASASIADDTEQSWLKPVTHAIASWILSARGSWDRASVHLRLALDAPGCDESALAYAYAASAHGAFAEARAEPERVVDALRPLLDFASHDGVNEPGVVSWRELLVDALIQLGDLDEAQAVLLPYEERAQARGQHAALSAAARVRGNLHAARRETDRAQASFLRAHDQAAQIPSPFGRARVQLDHGAFLRRIGRRSVAVAQLQAAYTTMRELDAGPYLARCERELDACGRAAPPRPAHDPADVDSAAEGLTPQELAVARLASQGFTNRQIATALALSVKTIEYHLGHTYTKLGITSRIGLVHHFAPQDRRTSS